In Planococcus shixiaomingii, the DNA window CGTCCGCAAATACGGCGATTACCGGTCCGTCTCTTGCTGTCGATCCGCTTGATTTTCATTTTTACGGCAAGCCGGCACATGCCGCTGCTTCACCTGAACAGGGCATCAACGCACTGGATGCAGTCATTCAACTGTTCAATGGTGTCAATGCGCTGCGGCAGCAATTGCCATCCGATGCGCGCGTCCACGGGATTATCACACACGGCGGTGATGCCCCGAATATCATTCCGGAATATGCTTCTGCCCGCTTCTTCATCCGCGCGGACTCCTGGAAGAAAACATCGGACACCGCCCGCAAAATCCGAGCCATCGCTGAAGGAGCAGCCTTGGCGACTGGCGCAACAGTAAAAATCGAACGATTCCAAAATGAAGTAAAAGATTTGGTGCTGACGGATGCGCTTGATGCTATTGTGCGAGAGGAATTGCAAAGCGTCGGCGAAGAGGTTGCTTCTTCCCGTGCATCGGGCCTAGGTTCGACTGATGCAGGCAATATCAGCTACGAAGTGCCGACTGCCCATCCTTACATCAAAATCGGCCCTGATGACTTGATCGCCCACACTGTAGAATTCCGGGAAGCCGCAAAATCGGAAGCCGGCAATGAAGCGTTGATTAAAGGTGCGAAGGCGCTTGCTAATACCGGTTACCGTTTATTGACAGATGCCGGGTTGTTAGCAGAAGTGAAAAAATCACACGCGAAGGCTTTAGAAGAAAAAGCTAGGTAAAGTTAAGCAAAAGGGAGGGTTCCGGTAGACGGAACCCTCCCTTTTTGTGTGCAGAATCATATTTTGTTAGTTATGGTGCGTATTTATCTCTCAACAGAGCGTATTTTAACTTTTGTGACGCATATTTTCACCTTTACAGTGCATATTTCCAAAATTTAATCTTTTCATGCTAAAATATGATTACTACATATATAGGAGGATTCATCTATGCTTGAAACGTTAATCGAACGACTTGTGCGCTATGCAAAAATCGATACACAATCAGATTTTACCGCTGCCTCCACCCCTTCTACTCCAGGACAATGGAATTTGCTGCATGAATTGGAGCGGGAAATGAAAGCTATTGGCCTTGAAGAAGTCGGGATGGATGAACATGGCTATTTGTTCGGTACACTTCCTTCTAATACAGACAAAGAACTTCCTGTCGTCGGCTTTTTAGCGCACGTTGATACGGCGACGGATTTTACCGGCAAAAACGTCAATCCTCAGCGCGTCGAAAATTACGATGGCAATGATATTCCGTTAAGTGAAAAGATTGTCATGTCCCCTAATGATTTTCCGGCATTGAAAGATTATGCCGGCCATACGCTGATCACTACAGACGGTACAACGCTGCTCGGCGCCGACAACAAAGCCGGCATCGCCGAAATCATGACAGCGATGGAATACTTGGTCCAGCATCCGGAAATCAAGCACGGTAAAATCCGTATCGCCTTTACTCCTGATGAAGAAATCGGCAAAGGGCCGCATAAATTTGATGTTGCAAGATTCGGTGCAGAGTTTGCTTACACAATGGACGGCGGTCCGATTGGCGAATTACAATACGAAAGCTTTAACGCCGCAGCAGCTACACTGACGATTCAAGGAAAAAGCGTCCATCCCGGTTCTTCCAAAAACAAAATGGTCAATGCGTCAACAGTGGCCATCCAATTCCAGCAAGAAATGCCGCAAAATGAAGTGCCTGAGCTGACAGAAGACTATGAAGGCTTTATTCACTTGAACAGCTTCCAAGGCAATGTGGAACAAGCAGTGTTGTCCTACATCATCCGCTATTTCGACAAAGAGGAATTTGAAGCGAAAAAAGCCCACATGCAGCAAGTGGCTGAAAAACTGCAAGCTAAATACGGCAGTGATGCAATCCAACTTGAGATTGAAGACCAATACTATAATATGCGCGAGAAAATCGAGCCGGTGATGGAAATCGTTGATGCAGCAGAAACGGCGATGAACACGTTGGGCATTGAACCGAACATTGTCCCTGTACGAGGCGGTACAGATGGTTCCCAATTGTCTTATATGGGCATGCCGACACCGAATATTTTTACCGGCGGCGAAAACTACCACGGAAAATACGAATTTATTTCTGCAGAAAACATGGAAAAAGCTACTCAAGTCATTGTAGAAATCGTCCGGGCAATGAAACAAAAGCGCTGACATTTATGTAATGCAATACAAAAAAGCCATTCAACTTTTGAAGTTGAATGGCTTTTTTTAGATAATGCTCCGTCCATTTTGAGCTAATGCGTAATGAATGCCATGCTGTAAAGTCTGGAAGCAATTGAATTTTGATAAGTTGATGCCGGATTCAGCGATGATCATGCTCATTTGGGGCGAAATGCCGACCAAGATGGTGGATGTTCCGATCAAGGAAGCTGTCGCTCCGATCTTATCGATCAAACTAGCGGCATGAGTAGTGAAATTATTATTGAGCCCGGTTAAATCCAATACCAAGTATTTCGATTTATGAGTCGGCAGATTTTGCAAAGTTTTCACAAGCAATTCTTCTGCACGCTCCTCATCATAAGTGCCAAGCAATGGAACGACTACGATATCTTCTAAAACAGGAATGATCGGCGAAGAAATCTCTTTAATCAATTCGTTCAATTCTCTTGTTTTTTCTTCTACCAAGTTTTCCAGCTGATCGATTTGTTCAGCTTCTTTTGAACGCGCCAACCGGTGGATATTTTTTTCAATGGTTTCTTCGGAAGGAAAATACTCGACAATGGTTTCCGGGAATCCTTCAATTTGAGAATGAACGGTTTTATACCAGATATTTCGGCCAAAAAGTTTTGTGAAGATCCCCGCGTAATGCGCTGGCAGGAACCTGCCGCCTGCTTTTTTTCCTTGAGCCACATTGATTTTATGTTCCCAGCTATTTCTCAAATGAACCTCAAGTGTGCCTGTCTCAGTGTTCAAGTTACGGATTTCGGCAATTCCCCAACCCGCCGAAGAATATGTATAAGTAATCAGATTAGCTGCTTTTTCCACATCGACATCTTCCATCTCAGAAAAATAGTCTCCTACAACCAATCCTTGGCGAAAGCCGGTTGTTTCCATCACCACGCCCGTTGCTTCTTCTCCAGAGATTTCTTCTATAGAGTCAAAAAACATTTTCATGGCCGTGCCCGTCCAAAATAACACGGAATCTTGCCCTTCAAATTGAAATTTCCCTTCTTCCAAATCCCATTCAAATTGCAATCCGCCTACAGTTAGTGAAGATTTTGTTTCCATATTGCAACTCCTCTCGTTCCCTGGCTCTATTTTATCATAGGCCTTCCAACAGCTGCTAATTTCAAAACTCTTGCTAATAATGGATGGTTTTCTTATCTTCTCTTCTCTTAATTAGAAGGCTGATGTTTTAAATCAACTCAATAAAGGAATATACAACTAACATCAAAAGAAAGAGGTGCTTTATTAATGACGAACAACCATTCAGGTTCAGGTGATGGCAAGCGTGAAAAAAAAGCAGTCCCTTCTATGGATAATCCGGAACAATTCACAACCGATAACCAAAGTATACAAGATATGTTCGAAGAAGAACAAAATGTTGATACCATTGCACTGGAAGATTTAAAGCAAAACATGCAGGATGAAGCTAATCCTCGTGAAACTAAAAGCAATTCCTCCAGCGAGGAAAAATATCCGGATTGATTCTTTTCAAAAAGAGCTTTCATCAAGAGAACCGCATGAATAGCTCCATACGGTTCTTTTTCATTTGATTTCATAAGCTAATTTAAAGGAGAGATGACAGTGACTCAAGAAGAATTGAAGAATACGGCATTGAAAATTTTAGAAGACAGCCATGTGGGAACTTTAGCTACTGTTCAAGGAAACAAACCGCATTCCCGTTATATGACATTTTTCCACGATGAATTTACATTGTATACGGCGACCAGCAAAAAAACGCAAAAAGTTGACGAGCTTGAAGCCAATCCTCATGTTCACATTCTTCTAGGCTATGAAGGCCAAGGAGTTGGGGATGCTTTCTTGGAAATTGAAGGTGAGATGGGCGTCCATGACGACCAAAGCATGATCGACAAAGTATGGAATGATGCATTGAAAGGCTGGTTCTCTGGTCCGGACGATCCGAACCTTGTTATTTTAGCCATCAAGCCGAATAATGTCCGCCTCATCAATAAAAAAGGCCAAGAACCGCAAACAATCGAATTATAATAGCAAAAAGCGGCTCTCATTTATGGAGCCGCTTTTTTATGTTTGTAAAATGGCACGGAGCCCTTCCCGGTTCACCAGCAAATCTTCCAGCGTATATTCATCCAGCACCGTTAAGTAAGCATGGAGCGCTTTTCCTAACACGCCGCGAAGACCACATACGGGTGCAATCGGGCAGCGGTTATGTTCAAGGTCAAAACACTCGACCAAATGAAAATCATCTTCCATTTGCCTTACTACAGTTCCTATATTGATATTCTGCGGAACATCTGCCAGACGGATTCCGCCGCCCCGCCCTCGAACGGTCTGGATAAATCCGGCTTTGCCAAGTTCAAATGCCACTTTGGTTAAATGGTTTTTAGATATATTATAAGCGTCTGAAATTTCTTGGATAGTTGAAAGTTTTTCCGGCTCTTTGGAACCCAAGTAAATGAGCACACGCAGTGAAAAATCGGTATACATCGTTAATCTCACAATTTTCACCTTCCTTGCTTACCAACTAGTATAACGATTGGCTTGTTTTCACGAAAGCAATTGAACCTACTCCTATGAAAAGGAAAGTTTGGAGTATGCTATTCCAATAAATTATAGAAATCGTCAAATCTATAATTCGCTATCTATTGCTTCTGCGGGTCTTTTTATGTCGGTTATGTGAAAGTAAATATGTCTAAAATTTAAACATGTATTTTAAATATATCTTTAAAACAAAAAAAGGAATATAGTCAAGCTATAGAAAACAAAAGGAGCGATTGACTATGTTATCTGAGCAAACAAAAGCCATTATCAAATCTACAGTGCCCGTATTGGGAGTACACGGAACGGCGATTACGACTACGTTTTACCGCAACCTTTTTGAAGCGCATCCGGAATTACTGAATATTTTCAACCACGCCAACCAAGCAAAAGGCCGCCAGCAAGCTGCCCTTGCAAATACGGTATATGGCGCAGCCTTACATATCGACAACTTGGAAGCTATCCTTCCTGCTGTCGTTCAAATTGCCAATAAACATGTGAGTC includes these proteins:
- the pepT gene encoding peptidase T; translated protein: MLETLIERLVRYAKIDTQSDFTAASTPSTPGQWNLLHELEREMKAIGLEEVGMDEHGYLFGTLPSNTDKELPVVGFLAHVDTATDFTGKNVNPQRVENYDGNDIPLSEKIVMSPNDFPALKDYAGHTLITTDGTTLLGADNKAGIAEIMTAMEYLVQHPEIKHGKIRIAFTPDEEIGKGPHKFDVARFGAEFAYTMDGGPIGELQYESFNAAAATLTIQGKSVHPGSSKNKMVNASTVAIQFQQEMPQNEVPELTEDYEGFIHLNSFQGNVEQAVLSYIIRYFDKEEFEAKKAHMQQVAEKLQAKYGSDAIQLEIEDQYYNMREKIEPVMEIVDAAETAMNTLGIEPNIVPVRGGTDGSQLSYMGMPTPNIFTGGENYHGKYEFISAENMEKATQVIVEIVRAMKQKR
- a CDS encoding RrF2 family transcriptional regulator, with protein sequence MRLTMYTDFSLRVLIYLGSKEPEKLSTIQEISDAYNISKNHLTKVAFELGKAGFIQTVRGRGGGIRLADVPQNINIGTVVRQMEDDFHLVECFDLEHNRCPIAPVCGLRGVLGKALHAYLTVLDEYTLEDLLVNREGLRAILQT
- a CDS encoding STAS domain-containing protein — protein: METKSSLTVGGLQFEWDLEEGKFQFEGQDSVLFWTGTAMKMFFDSIEEISGEEATGVVMETTGFRQGLVVGDYFSEMEDVDVEKAANLITYTYSSAGWGIAEIRNLNTETGTLEVHLRNSWEHKINVAQGKKAGGRFLPAHYAGIFTKLFGRNIWYKTVHSQIEGFPETIVEYFPSEETIEKNIHRLARSKEAEQIDQLENLVEEKTRELNELIKEISSPIIPVLEDIVVVPLLGTYDEERAEELLVKTLQNLPTHKSKYLVLDLTGLNNNFTTHAASLIDKIGATASLIGTSTILVGISPQMSMIIAESGINLSKFNCFQTLQHGIHYALAQNGRSII
- a CDS encoding pyridoxamine 5'-phosphate oxidase family protein, with the protein product MTVTQEELKNTALKILEDSHVGTLATVQGNKPHSRYMTFFHDEFTLYTATSKKTQKVDELEANPHVHILLGYEGQGVGDAFLEIEGEMGVHDDQSMIDKVWNDALKGWFSGPDDPNLVILAIKPNNVRLINKKGQEPQTIEL
- a CDS encoding M20 family metallopeptidase translates to MTVIQEAAQTISQSIESRRAEYIATSQAIHAKPEIGNEEVFASATLVELLENAGFTVETGVAGHETSFYASKESSLPGPTIAYLAEYDALPKIGHACGHNIIGTTSVAAAIALSETFATTGGRVVVLGTPAEEGGPNGSAKGSFVKHGLLEGIDAALMIHPSANTAITGPSLAVDPLDFHFYGKPAHAAASPEQGINALDAVIQLFNGVNALRQQLPSDARVHGIITHGGDAPNIIPEYASARFFIRADSWKKTSDTARKIRAIAEGAALATGATVKIERFQNEVKDLVLTDALDAIVREELQSVGEEVASSRASGLGSTDAGNISYEVPTAHPYIKIGPDDLIAHTVEFREAAKSEAGNEALIKGAKALANTGYRLLTDAGLLAEVKKSHAKALEEKAR